Proteins co-encoded in one Pelodiscus sinensis isolate JC-2024 chromosome 9, ASM4963464v1, whole genome shotgun sequence genomic window:
- the TM2D1 gene encoding TM2 domain-containing protein 1 isoform X1 — protein MAARPRRRLLRRRQAAAAVRLLGVLWLACVAAEGVVGGEPPPKCDELRLGQYICEDPKIDNSTQEPQNCTNQTAYVPCLPAPNITCKDYSGNENNFTGKEVGFYKPIACRNVNGYSYKVAVALSLFLGWLGADRFYLGYPALACSFLLHPKCAVHFTGLLKFCTVGFCGIGSLIDFILISMQIVGPSDGSSYIIDYYGARLTRLSITNGTFRKTQTYP, from the exons ATGGCCGCCCGGCCGAGGCGGCGGCTGTTGAGGAGGCGTCAAGCCGCGGCTGCAGTCCGGCTGCTGGGCGTCCTGTGGCTGGCGTGCGTCGCCGCGGAGGGCGTTGTCGGCGGGGAGCCCCCGCCCAAGTGCGACGAGCTGAGACTGGGGCAATAT ATTTGTGAAGATCCTAAAATAGACAATAGCACACAAGAACCACAGAATTGTACAAATCAAACAGCATACG TTCCATGTCTTCCGGCACCAAATATTACTTGTAAGGATTACAGTGGCAATGAAAACAACTTTACTGGGAAGGAAGTTGGATTTTACAAACCCATTGCATGTCGTAATGT AAATGGTTACTCATACAAAGTGGCAGTGGCTCTGTCTTTATTTCTTGGATGGTTGGGAGCAGATAGATTTTATCTCGGATATCCTGCCTTAG CATGTTCATTTCTGTTGCATCCAAAATGTGCTGTGCATTTTACAG GTTTGTTAAAGTTCTGCACTGTAGGGTTTTGTGGAATTGGTAGCCTAATTGATTTCATTCTCATTTCAATGCAG aTTGTTGGACCGTCTGATGGCTCTAGTTACATTATAGATTACTATGGAGCAAGGCTTACTAGGCTGAGTATTACCAATGGGACATTCAGAAAAACACAGACCTATCCTTAA
- the TM2D1 gene encoding TM2 domain-containing protein 1 isoform X3 — protein MAARPRRRLLRRRQAAAAVRLLGVLWLACVAAEGVVGGEPPPKCDELRLGQYICEDPKIDNSTQEPQNCTNQTAYVPCLPAPNITCKDYSGNENNFTGKEVGFYKPIACRNVNGYSYKVAVALSLFLGWLGADRFYLGYPALGVFGHLIPGHRNLKRRTAGAKPSQTCWESMVDK, from the exons ATGGCCGCCCGGCCGAGGCGGCGGCTGTTGAGGAGGCGTCAAGCCGCGGCTGCAGTCCGGCTGCTGGGCGTCCTGTGGCTGGCGTGCGTCGCCGCGGAGGGCGTTGTCGGCGGGGAGCCCCCGCCCAAGTGCGACGAGCTGAGACTGGGGCAATAT ATTTGTGAAGATCCTAAAATAGACAATAGCACACAAGAACCACAGAATTGTACAAATCAAACAGCATACG TTCCATGTCTTCCGGCACCAAATATTACTTGTAAGGATTACAGTGGCAATGAAAACAACTTTACTGGGAAGGAAGTTGGATTTTACAAACCCATTGCATGTCGTAATGT AAATGGTTACTCATACAAAGTGGCAGTGGCTCTGTCTTTATTTCTTGGATGGTTGGGAGCAGATAGATTTTATCTCGGATATCCTGCCTTAG ggGTTTTTGGTCACTTAATACCTGGTCACAGAAACCTGAAGAGAAGAACTGCAGGTGCCAAACCTAGCCAGACTTGCTGGGAAAGCATGGTTGATAAATAG
- the TM2D1 gene encoding TM2 domain-containing protein 1 isoform X2: MAARPRRRLLRRRQAAAAVRLLGVLWLACVAAEGVVGGEPPPKCDELRLGQYICEDPKIDNSTQEPQNCTNQTAYVPCLPAPNITCKDYSGNENNFTGKEVGFYKPIACRNVNGYSYKVAVALSLFLGWLGADRFYLGYPALGLLKFCTVGFCGIGSLIDFILISMQIVGPSDGSSYIIDYYGARLTRLSITNGTFRKTQTYP, from the exons ATGGCCGCCCGGCCGAGGCGGCGGCTGTTGAGGAGGCGTCAAGCCGCGGCTGCAGTCCGGCTGCTGGGCGTCCTGTGGCTGGCGTGCGTCGCCGCGGAGGGCGTTGTCGGCGGGGAGCCCCCGCCCAAGTGCGACGAGCTGAGACTGGGGCAATAT ATTTGTGAAGATCCTAAAATAGACAATAGCACACAAGAACCACAGAATTGTACAAATCAAACAGCATACG TTCCATGTCTTCCGGCACCAAATATTACTTGTAAGGATTACAGTGGCAATGAAAACAACTTTACTGGGAAGGAAGTTGGATTTTACAAACCCATTGCATGTCGTAATGT AAATGGTTACTCATACAAAGTGGCAGTGGCTCTGTCTTTATTTCTTGGATGGTTGGGAGCAGATAGATTTTATCTCGGATATCCTGCCTTAG GTTTGTTAAAGTTCTGCACTGTAGGGTTTTGTGGAATTGGTAGCCTAATTGATTTCATTCTCATTTCAATGCAG aTTGTTGGACCGTCTGATGGCTCTAGTTACATTATAGATTACTATGGAGCAAGGCTTACTAGGCTGAGTATTACCAATGGGACATTCAGAAAAACACAGACCTATCCTTAA